Proteins encoded together in one Roseibacterium elongatum DSM 19469 window:
- a CDS encoding ornithine cyclodeaminase family protein translates to MSIAMIGPEAEEKLDWIALTKAIEAGHVRPRAEIGDTFLYRGNDTMLSRAAWIDGLGSLVKTATIFPGNPARGKPMVNGGVALYDDETGQLSAIVDFHLVTKWKTAGDSLLAARKLARPDSETILIVGAGTVGRSLREAYGALFPKASFIVWNRSPEPAAQLADHYGHTTPMTDLAAAVAEADIITCATMADRPLIAGDWLKPGQHLDLIGAYRPDMREADDRALTRSRIFLDSRDTVLGHIGELKIPLEAGVIAESDVVADYYDFPGGAFARRSAEDITLFKNGGGAHLDLMVARYILDVVQTT, encoded by the coding sequence ATGAGCATTGCGATGATCGGACCCGAGGCCGAAGAGAAACTCGACTGGATCGCCCTGACCAAGGCGATAGAGGCCGGGCATGTGCGACCCAGGGCCGAAATCGGCGATACGTTTCTTTACCGTGGCAATGACACGATGCTCAGCCGCGCGGCCTGGATCGACGGGTTGGGCAGTCTCGTCAAAACGGCGACGATCTTTCCCGGCAACCCGGCGCGCGGCAAACCGATGGTGAACGGGGGCGTGGCCCTTTACGATGACGAAACTGGTCAGCTGTCGGCCATCGTGGATTTTCACCTTGTGACCAAGTGGAAGACGGCGGGCGACAGCCTGCTGGCGGCGCGCAAGCTGGCGCGGCCGGATAGCGAAACGATCCTGATCGTCGGTGCGGGCACGGTGGGCCGATCCCTGCGCGAAGCCTATGGCGCCCTGTTTCCAAAAGCCTCGTTCATTGTCTGGAACCGTTCGCCCGAACCCGCGGCGCAACTGGCCGACCACTATGGGCATACCACCCCGATGACGGACCTCGCCGCTGCCGTGGCCGAAGCGGATATCATCACCTGCGCCACCATGGCCGACCGCCCCCTGATCGCAGGCGATTGGTTGAAACCGGGTCAGCATCTGGACCTGATCGGGGCTTATCGCCCGGACATGCGCGAGGCCGACGACAGGGCGCTGACGCGGTCGCGCATCTTTCTCGATAGTCGCGACACCGTTCTGGGTCATATCGGCGAGTTGAAGATCCCGTTGGAGGCCGGCGTGATCGCGGAATCGGACGTGGTGGCCGATTACTACGATTTTCCGGGCGGGGCCTTTGCACGGCGGTCCGCCGAAGACATCACCTTGTTCAAGAATGGCGGTGGCGCGCATCTGGACCTGATGGTGGCCCGTTACATCCTCGACGTGGTGCAGACCACCTGA